The Eremothecium gossypii ATCC 10895 chromosome IV, complete sequence genome contains a region encoding:
- the DUR12 gene encoding bifunctional urea carboxylase/allophanate hydrolase (Syntenic homolog of Saccharomyces cerevisiae YBR208C (DUR1,2)): protein MTDHSSTVGWTSQQWREFHRRASADASLARLLALAHAERDAGAAWISVASDEHIEHQWRVLQSRGDRQRLPLYGVPVAVKDNIDVRGLATTAACPSFAYTAAQDATAVRLLRDAGAVILGKTNMDQFATGLVGTRSPYGSVASAFSSAHAAGGSSSGSAVVVARGAVPLTLGTDTAGSGRVPAALNNLVGVKPTRGTVSCTGVVPACRSLDCVSVFARDVADAHRCLRILARPDGSDPYSRPSPADAPRRFGTCPVVGVPREAEWFGESQNAELFAAACQRMRAAGARVVEVDPQPLLDLGRSLYEGPWVAERYAAMRAFYSGQPPRDTLDPTVTGIITSAGGYSAADVFDHGLRRQKLVAAIEAELAGVDALLVPTCPLNPTLAAIAAEPLLVNARQGMWTNFVNLADLAAVAIPAGFRRDGLPQGVTLVGRKFSDLALLELGSRLLRVEDAEPRRCGALPAGQALCEDEVVSGSEERDSTVLLAVVGAHLRGLALHWQLDEVQAEFVREARTAPSYRLYALPKTGPVLKPALRRVCAGKGAAIELEVYSVPEATFGRFVAMVPAPLAIGSVELESGEYIKSFVCEEDGYIQDGTVDITHFGGFRRYVEHLRRQRDVDKPFDTVLVANRGEIAVRIIRTLKRLGIRSVAVYSDPDRHSQHVRDADVAVALGGSSAAETYLDIDKILAAAKKTDTQAIIPGYGFLSENATFAERCGAEGIVFVGPSGDSIRKLGLKHWARELAASAGVPLTKGTGLLQSASAALEAGEEIGYPLMVKSTAGGGGIGLQRVDSAAELAAAFEQVQRQGELYFTDSGVFLESFIARARHVEVQIMGDGHGRTVALGERDCSLQRRNQKIIEETPAPNLPAHTRQKMRQAAQRLCSAVKYKCAGTVEFMYDEQKDEFYFLEVNTRLQVEHPITEMVTGLDLVEWMLRIAANTPPDFDAGVEIEGVSMEARVYAENPVKGFTPSPGLLTEVVFPSWARVDTWILKGTRVAAEYDPTLAKIIVHGKDREDAVSKLLLALSETRIAGCMTNLDYLKSIASSEEFRKASVFTRLLNDFEYTPTAFEVKIPGAYTTIQDYPGRVGYWRIGVPPSGPMDSYSFRLANRVVGNDSKAAALEITLNGPELKFHSDAVIAVTGGAVPVTLNGKPVLQYVPLTLEKGDVLKIGKLESGSRAYLAVRGGIDVPEFLGSRSTFAMGGIGGHNGRVLAPGDVLFINKDSSVAVGDTVTIPSGLQPVIPRESWKIGLVCGPHGSPDFFKREALEEFFSSPWKVHYNSNRFGIRLIGPKPKWARSDGGEAGLHPSNTHDYVYSVGAINFTGDEPVIIAAEGPSLGGFVCAAVVPEAELWKVGQLKPGDTIKFVPISVDTARALKRSQDAAVDALDILSSIKLDDSMVLPSYQDPVLLRLAKRSGLCPKVTFRQSGDRYILIEYGENEMDINISYRIKQLQEMVTKNKVTGIVEMSQGIRSLLVEYNGYTISQEDLLSVLSAYELEINFDVDWKVKAKLFRLPMAFEDSKTLEAVRRYQETIRSDAPWLPSNADFVANVNGITRADVRDLLYSATFMVLGLGDVFLGAPCAVPLDPRQRLLGTKYNPSRTYTPNGVVGIGGMYMCIYCTDSPGGYQLMGRTIPIWNRLQLGEAWKDHPWLLTPFDQVEFYPVSEERINELTEEVENGTFELEVKETVFDNGAYNRWLEDNRESIQAFKEGQSGERAAEFARLIKVANSDLETAVRKEAEPVEYPEDAHMVYSEYAGRFWKQVVSVGDKVKEGDKLVIIEAMKTEMVVSATADGEVINILHANGDMVDAGNLVVVLKNC from the coding sequence ATGACAGATCACAGTAGCACAGTGGGGTGGACCTCACAGCAGTGGCGCGAGTTCCATCGCCGCGCGTCTGCGGACGCATCGCTCGCCAGGCTGCTGGCGCTAGCACACGCCGAGCGTGACGCCGGGGCGGCGTGGATTTCCGTCGCTTCCGACGAGCACATAGAGCACCAATGGCGCGTCCTGCAATCGCGTGGCGACCGTCAGCGGCTACCTCTGTACGGTGTGCCGGTCGCGGTTAAGGACAATATCGACGTGCGCGGGCTTGCGACGACTGCTGCATGCCCCAGCTTTGCATACACGGCGGCGCAGGACGCGACGGCGGTGCGCCTGCTGCGTGATGCGGGCGCGGTCATTCTCGGCAAGACCAACATGGACCAGTTTGCGACGGGGCTCGTAGGCACGCGGTCCCCATACGGCAGCGTGGCGAGTGCGTTCAGCAGCGCACACGCTGCGGGCGGTTCGTCCAGCGGCTCCGCCGTGGTCgtggcgcgcggcgcggtACCGCTTACTCTAGGTACGGACACGGCTGGGTCCGGACGGGTGCCTGCTGCGCTCAACAACCTGGTGGGGGTCAAGCCCACGCGCGGCACTGTGTCATGTACTGGCGTGGTGCCTGCCTGCCGCTCGTTGGATTGTGTGTCCGTCTTTGCGCGGGATGTCGCGGACGCCCACCGGTGTCTGCGTATCCTGGCGCGGCCCGATGGGTCAGATCCATACAGCCGGCCTTCCCCGGCGGACGCGCCGCGCCGTTTTGGCACATGCCCAGTGGTCGGCGTTCCGCGCGAGGCGGAGTGGTTTGGTGAGTCGCAGAACGCCGAGCTGTTTGCGGCGGCCTGCCAGCGCATGCGCGCAGCGGGCGCTCGTGTGGTGGAGGTGGACCCGCAGCCGCTTCTGGACCTCGGCCGGTCGCTGTACGAGGGCCCGTGGGTGGCGGAGCGGTACGCTGCGATGCGGGCGTTCTACTCCGGACAGCCCCCGAGGGATACGCTGGACCCTACTGTGACGGGGATAATCACATCTGCCGGGGGCTACAGCGCGGCGGACGTGTTTGACCATGGACTTCGGCGGCAAAAACTCGTGGCGGCTATCGAGGCCGAGCTGGCGGGCGTGGatgcgctgctggtgccGACCTGCCCGCTGAACCCGACATTGGCGGCTATCGCGGCCGAGCCGCTACTGGTGAACGCGCGGCAGGGCATGTGGACGAACTTCGTGAACCTGGCAGACCTCGCTGCGGTGGCAATTCCGGCGGGGTTCCGGCGTGACGGGCTGCCGCAGGGCGTGACGCTGGTGGGCCGGAAGTTCAGCGAcctcgcgctgctggagctcgGGAGCCGGCTGCTACGCGTGGAGGACGCGGAgccgcggcgctgcggggCGCTTCCCGCGGGCCAGGCCCTGTGCGAGGACGAGGTCGTTAGCGGGAGCGAGGAGCGGGACAGCACAGTTCTGCTAGCAGTGGTGGGCGCGCACCTGCGCGGCCTGGCGCTGCACTGGCAGCTGGACGAGGTGCAGGCCGAGTTTGTGCGCGAAGCGCGCACGGCGCCGTCGTATAGGCTCTATGCTCTGCCAAAGACGGGGCCTGTGCTTAAGCCGGCTCTGCGGCGCGTATGCGCGGGCAAGGGTGCGGCAATCGAGCTCGAGGTGTACTCGGTCCCCGAGGCGACATTCGGCCGCTTTGTCGCGATGGTgcccgcgccgctggcCATCGGGTCCGTGGAGCTCGAGTCGGGGGAGTACATCAAATCGTTTGTCTGCGAAGAGGACGGGTACATCCAAGACGGCACAGTCGACATCACGCACTTCGGCGGCTTCCGCAGATACGTGGAACATCTGAGGCGGCAGAGGGACGTAGACAAGCCCTTTGACACGGTTCTTGTGGCGAATCGGGGCGAGATCGCCGTTCGCATTATCCGCACTTTGAAGCGGCTCGGAATACGCTCTGTCGCGGTCTATTCCGATCCAGATAGACATTCCCAGCATGTGCGTGACGCTGATGTGGCGGTAGCGCTGGGCGGGAGCTCCGCGGCCGAAACATACCTGGACATCGACAAAATATTGGCGGCTGCCAAGAAGACGGACACACAGGCCATCATTCCTGGATACGGTTTTCTCTCCGAAAATGCTACGTTTGCGGAACGCTGTGGGGCAGAGGGTATAGTGTTTGTCGGGCCGTCTGGAGACTCAATTCGCAAGCTCGGGCTGAAACATTGGGCGCGTGAACTCGCCGCATCGGCTGGCGTGCCGCTGACGAAGGGCACTGGATTGCTGCAGAGTGCGAGTGCTGCTCTTGAGGCTGGTGAGGAGATCGGTTATCCTCTGATGGTGAAGTCGACAGCTGGTGGTGGAGGCATCGGTTTGCAACGAGTAGACTCTGCCGCTGAGCTTGCCGCCGCCTTTGAGCAGGTCCAGCGTCAGGGCGAACTGTACTTCACTGACTCCGGTGTATTTCTAGAGTCCTTCATTGCACGTGCAAGGCATGTGGAGGTACAGATTATGGGGGATGGGCACGGTAGGACTGTTGCACTTGGTGAACGCGATTGTTCGCTGCAGCGCAGGAACCAGAAGATTATTGAGGAGACTCCTGCTCCTAACCTACCTGCTCATACACGACAGAAGATGCGTCAGGCTGCGCAGCGTTTGTGTTCTGCAGTGAAGTATAAGTGCGCAGGTACCGTGGAGTTCATGTATGATGAGCAGAAGGACGAGTTTTATTTCTTGGAAGTGAATACTCGGCTGCAGGTTGAGCATCCAATCACAGAAATGGTGACTGGTCTTGATTTGGTGGAATGGATGCTGCGCATAGCAGCCAATACCCCACCAGACTTTGATGCGGGAGTCGAAATAGAAGGCGTTTCCATGGAGGCTCGTGTCTATGCAGAAAATCCCGTCAAGGGGTTCACCCCGTCACCGGGGCTGCTGACCGAGGTGGTATTCCCGTCTTGGGCTAGAGTAGATACGTGGATATTGAAGGGAACACGTGTGGCGGCCGAGTATGATCCGACCTTGGCGAAGATCATTGTTCATGGAAAGGACCGTGAGGACGCTGTGAGTAAACTACTCCTGGCACTGAGTGAGACGCGTATTGCGGGTTGCATGACCAACCTCGACTATCTCAAATCAATTGCCTCTTCGGAGGAATTCCGTAAGGCTTCGGTTTTCACGAGGCTTCTCAACGACTTTGAATATACCCCAACGGCTTTTGAGGTGAAGATCCCCGGTGCATATACTACAATACAAGACTATCCTGGCCGTGTTGGATATTGGCGTATTGGGGTGCCACCTTCGGGGCCAATGGATTCCTATTCATTCCGGTTGGCAAATAGAGTAGTTGGAAACGACTCCAAGGCAGCTGCCCTGGAGATAACGCTGAATGGGCCAGAGTTGAAGTTCCATTCAGATGCAGTTATAGCCGTCACAGGTGGCGCTGTTCCAGTTACCTTGAATGGGAAGCCAGTCCTACAGTACGTCCCGCTCACCCTAGAGAAGGGAGATGTGCTCAAGATCGGAAAACTCGAGAGCGGATCGAGGGCTTATCTAGCAGTACGGGGTGGCATAGATGTTCCCGAATTCTTGGGGTCCAGGTCAACTTTTGCCATGGGTGGTATCGGCGGCCATAATGGTCGCGTGTTAGCTCCTGGCGACGTACTATTTATTAATAAAGATTCCTCCGTCGCCGTTGGTGACACGGTGACAATACCTTCGGGTTTGCAACCCGTAATACCCCGCGAATCATGGAAAATTGGGCTAGTATGTGGGCCTCATGGCTCTCCAGATTTTTTCAAGCGTGAGGCACTGGAAGAATTCTTCTCCAGTCCTTGGAAGGTTCACTATAACTCCAACAGATTTGGCATCAGGCTTATTGGTCCTAAGCCCAAGTGGGCTAGATCTGATGGTGGTGAAGCCGGATTGCATCCTTCGAACACACATGACTATGTTTACTCCGTGGGCGCTATTAACTTTACCGGAGACGAACCAGTTATTATAGCCGCTGAGGGTCCATCTCTAGGAGGGTTCGTTTGCGCGGCAGTTGTTCCCGAAGCAGAATTGTGGAAGGTTGGGCAGTTGAAACCTGGAGACACTATTAAGTTTGTACCAATCAGCGTGGATACCGCTAGAGCGCTAAAAAGATCACAAGATGCTGCGGTAGATGCCCTAGATATCCTTTCGTCGATAAAATTGGATGATTCTATGGTGTTGCCCAGCTATCAGGATCCTGTGCTTCTGAGACTTGCCAAGAGATCAGGACTATGTCCTAAGGTGACGTTCCGGCAATCGGGGGATAGGTATATTCTCATTGAGTATGGTGAAAACGAGATGGATATCAATATCTCGTACAGAATCAAGCAGCTTCAAGAGATGGTGACTAAGAATAAGGTCACCGGTATTGTTGAGATGTCACAGGGGATTAGGTCCCTGCTGGTGGAATACAATGGTTATACGATATCCCAGGAAGACTTGCTAAGTGTGCTGTCCGCATATGAGCTGGAAATAAATTTTGATGTTGATTGGAAGGTAAAGGCCAAGCTATTCAGACTGCCAATGGCTTTCGAGGACAGCAAAACCCTAGAAGCAGTCAGGCGGTACCAGGAGACCATTCGGTCGGACGCGCCCTGGCTACCCAGTAACGCTGATTTTGTTGCCAATGTCAATGGTATTACACGAGCCGACGTCAGAGACTTGCTGTATTCCGCCACATTTATGGTTTTGGGGCTTGGTGATGTTTTCTTGGGTGCTCCTTGCGCCGTGCCGCTAGACCCACGGCAGAGACTACTAGGCACCAAATACAATCCTTCAAGAACATACACTCCGAATGGAGTCGTTGGCATCGGCGGGATGTATATGTGCATATACTGCACAGACAGCCCGGGCGGCTACCAGTTGATGGGGAGGACAATTCCCATCTGGAACCGTTTGCAGCTGGGAGAGGCATGGAAAGATCATCCGTGGCTGTTGACTCCGTTTGATCAGGTGGAATTTTATCCTGTTTCGGAGGAGCGTATAAATGAGCTCACTGAGGAGGTCGAGAATGGCACGTTCGAGCTTGAGGTTAAGGAAACGGTCTTTGATAACGGGGCATACAACAGATGGCTTGAAGATAACAGGGAGTCTATTCAGGCTTTCAAGGAGGGGCAGAGTGGCGAGCGTGCCGCGGAGTTTGCGCGGCTGATCAAAGTCGCGAACTCAGATCTGGAGACGGCTGTCCGAAAGGAGGCGGAACCTGTGGAGTACCCTGAAGATGCCCATATGGTATACTCCGAATACGCGGGCCGGTTTTGGAAGCAGGTGGTCTCCGTCGGGGATAAAGTCAAAGAGGGCGACAAACTAGTCATTATCGAGGCGATGAAGACAGAAATGGTCGTCTCGGCAACAGCTGATGGAGAGGTTATAAATATTCTCCATGCCAATGGAGATATGGTGGATGCTGGGAACCTGGTGGTGGTGTTGAAAAATTGTTAG